One stretch of Arthrobacter polaris DNA includes these proteins:
- a CDS encoding deoxyguanosinetriphosphate triphosphohydrolase, with protein sequence MSSDLQPVYLPHDQERWVQEAPKSSFRTVFERDRARVLHSSALRRLGAKTQVVAPDTDDFVRTRLTHSLEVAQIGRELGRTXGCDPDVVDTACLAHDLGHPPFGHNGESMLNELSHEIGGFEGNAQTLRLLTRLESKVLTADGGSAGLNLTRASLDASAKYPWLAQDAXPLIDGLRTSKFGAYTDDLPVFEWLRRGAPAGRTCIEAQVMDLADDISXPVHDVEDAIVAGHVQLKWLANQDQRNRVLGYTQQWYLPTMDTAEIDAALSRLEDTDVWVRHADGSRKSMAALKDMTSQLIGRFCQSAVGATQGIYGTGRLTRYGADVVVPQETLTEIAVMKGLATTFVMTTDHRQPIYQRQQDVLSELVAVLSATGDAHLETMFAADWRDADDDDTRLRVVIDQIASLTDVSALALHERLVGTERTLL encoded by the coding sequence ATGTCCAGTGATTTGCAACCCGTGTATTTGCCCCACGACCAAGAGCGGTGGGTGCAAGAAGCGCCCAAGAGCAGTTTCCGCACTGTGTTTGAACGTGACAGGGCCCGTGTGCTGCACTCCTCGGCGCTGCGCCGCTTGGGCGCCAAAACGCAGGTGGTTGCCCCGGACACTGACGACTTTGTGCGCACTCGCCTGACTCACAGCCTCGAAGTGGCCCAGATTGGCCGTGAACTGGGCCGTACTNNCGGTTGCGACCCTGACGTGGTTGATACAGCGTGTCTGGCCCACGATCTAGGCCACCCGCCCTTTGGTCACAATGGCGAATCGATGCTCAACGAGCTCTCTCATGAGATTGGCGGTTTCGAGGGCAACGCCCAGACGCTGCGTCTGCTGACCCGTCTCGAGTCGAAAGTGCTAACGGCTGATGGTGGATCGGCCGGGCTGAACCTTACCAGGGCTTCTCTGGATGCTTCCGCGAAGTATCCGTGGCTGGCCCAAGACGCANNCCCTTTAATCGATGGCCTGCGCACCAGTAAATTTGGCGCCTACACTGATGACCTNCCCGTCTTTGAATGGCTGCGCAGAGGCGCCCCGGCAGGGCGGACGTGTATTGAGGCTCAGGTCATGGACTTGGCGGATGACATTTCTTANCCCGTTCACGACGTTGAGGACGCCATCGTCGCTGGCCATGTGCAACTGAAGTGGCTTGCCAACCAGGATCAGCGCAACCGCGTTCTGGGGTACACCCAGCAGTGGTACCTGCCCACCATGGACACCGCCGAAATTGATGCTGCGCTGAGCAGGCTCGAGGACACTGATGTCTGGGTCCGCCATGCCGATGGCAGCAGGAAGTCTATGGCGGCACTGAAGGACATGACCAGCCAGCTGATCGGCCGNTTTTGCCAAAGTGCTGTTGGGGCAACCCAGGGCATCTATGGGACTGGACGCCTGACACGGTACGGTGCCGACGTGGTGGTGCCCCAGGAAACTCTCACGGAAATTGCTGTTATGAAGGGTCTGGCCACCACGTTCGTCATGACCACCGATCACCGCCAGCCCATCTACCAGCGCCAGCAGGACGTGCTTAGTGAGCTGGTAGCTGTACTGAGTGCTACCGGTGACGCCCATCTGGAGACTATGTTTGCTGCTGATTGGCGGGACGCGGACGACGACGATACCCGGCTTCGCGTTGTTATCGACCAGATTGCTTCACTGACCGATGTATCGGCCCTTGCCCTGCACGAGCGGCTCGTGGGGACTGAGCGGACACTGCTCTAA
- the yiaA gene encoding inner membrane protein YiaA produces MTPDELTVQYXGAPYRPTAAFIGASWLALLIGLGTYFIGLFNAEMELNXKGYYFVTLMFGLFAVISLQKSVRDRSEGIPVTAIYYGLAWFCTALAVALVVIGLWNADLLLSEKGFFGLGFILSLFAVVAVQKCS; encoded by the coding sequence GTGACTCCCGATGAGCTTACAGTTCAATACNNCGGTGCCCCTTATCGGCCAACAGCAGCCTTTATTGGGGCATCCTGGTTAGCTCTCCTCATTGGTCTAGGTACCTATTTCATCGGATTGTTCAACGCCGAGATGGAACTGAACGANAAAGGCTACTACTTTGTCACCTTGATGTTTGGACTTTTCGCTGTGATTTCACTGCAAAAGAGCGTTCGTGACCGTAGCGAAGGCATCCCGGTGACCGCTATTTATTACGGCTTAGCCTGGTTCTGTACCGCACTGGCTGTGGCACTTGTGGTAATTGGACTGTGGAACGCGGACTTGCTCCTTAGCGAGAAGGGCTTCTTCGGACTTGGATTCATTTTGAGTTTGTTCGCCGTTGTTGCTGTCCAAAAATGTTCGTGA
- a CDS encoding phage holin family protein, producing MTDVXKGVHVAAEDNQKVDGSALVEAVKTTVRLVPRQFNDEVALAKLELEHKKARVGGVVVFAALALVFLVLLVIALVVAAIAGLGTVMPLWLSSLIVSAGILLVIGISALIAYKKFKTLLPLLPEQAWRGIRHDLGIAKQGRDFDPATLDPEPLNRAXKKARKAEAEEAKAKAVAERAAKEAEHGPTANATELVKRTTARREHLLVLREELVEEADVKKQATYILDTAKDKARETVHKVASSATGNAVDTVKERWKPLAIFTVSATACVVLLRKLMRK from the coding sequence GTGACGGATGTGCANAAAGGCGTGCATGTCGCAGCGGAGGATAACCAGAAGGTCGATGGTTCGGCGCTGGTAGAAGCTGTTAAGACGACGGTTCGGTTGGTGCCACGCCAGTTCAACGATGAAGTTGCGTTGGCCAAACTAGAACTCGAACACAAGAAAGCCCGTGTGGGCGGNGTGGTCGTCTTTGCTGCGCTGGCCCTAGTTTTCCTTGTGTTGCTTGTCATTGCATTGGTGGTGGCGGCCATTGCTGGCCTTGGGACGGTCATGCCCCTCTGGCTGTCTTCTTTGATTGTCAGCGCCGGGATACTGCTTGTCATTGGTATCAGTGCTTTGATCGCCTACAAGAAGTTCAAAACCTTACTCCCTCTACTACCTGAGCAGGCGTGGCGNGGGATTCGCCACGACCTAGGCATCGCCAAGCAGGGCCGCGACTTTGACCCCGCAACTCTTGATCCCGAGCCTCTGAACCGTGCACANAAGAAGGCACGCAAGGCTGAAGCAGAGGAGGCCAAGGCCAAAGCGGTCGCGGAACGTGCAGCCAAGGAAGCCGAGCACGGGCCCACAGCAAATGCCACTGAGCTGGTCAAACGCACCACGGCTCGTCGGGAGCATCTGCTGGTCCTGCGCGAGGAACTGGTGGAGGAAGCCGATGTTAAGAAGCAAGCCACTTACATCCTGGACACTGCCAAGGACAAAGCTCGGGAAACAGTGCACAAGGTGGCATCTAGTGCCACGGGGAATGCTGTTGACACTGTGAAAGAGCGATGGAAACCGCTGGCTATTTTCACGGTGTCAGCCACGGCCTGCGTNGTTTTGCTGCGGAAGTTGATGAGGAAATAA
- the dnaG gene encoding DNA primase produces the protein MAGLIKREDIDEVRTRTXSKEIVDAYVTLKSAGIGSYKGLCPFHDERSPSFHVRPQMGYFHCFGCQESGDVISFIXKMDHISFSEAVEKLAGRIGYELRYEDGGTGPRREDVGKRQRLLDAHKIAGEXFREQLLTPAAGTGRQFLSERGFDREAAERFGVGFAPQGWDGLFKHLTGKGFTQDELKLTGMFSEGNRGIYDRFRGRLMWPIRDIAGDTVGFGARKLFEDDQGPKYLNTPETALYXKSQVLYGIDLAKRSIAAKRQLVVVEGYTDVMACHLAGVDTAVATCGTAFGAEHIKVARRLLSDDGTGGEVVFTSDGDAAGQKAALKAFDEDQRFIAQTFVAVEPSGADPCELRQRKGDEAVHALIRSRRPLFEFAIRTTLAKFDLSTVEGRVSGLRASAPVVAEIRDASTRMGYSQELAGWLGLADPNEVLRAVKGAERRAQSQPQSKEAAHPPVNAVVGHHQGTGQQRPPSQQGTGQQSGVYTGGSGADLASGQGEPMQPEQERPAVVRPDPRDPQGRVEREALEVVLQHPGLLTTGNWQHFAATEFVVPAYKAVQRGIELAGESLEASSQWLEAIRANVPPELASLVAELALXPLPATREDTLTRYCKDILRRLFELQITRLKEERLGALQRMDPSVDPESYQLLQRELMELETARRQLRGDG, from the coding sequence GTGGCTGGCCTGATAAAACGTGAAGATATTGATGAGGTGCGAACGCGCACCGANTCCAAGGAAATTGTTGACGCCTACGTCACTTTGAAGTCAGCTGGAATTGGTTCGTACAAAGGGCTGTGTCCGTTCCATGACGAGCGCAGCCCGTCCTTCCACGTGCGGCCACAGATGGGATATTTCCATTGTTTTGGCTGCCAGGAAAGCGGCGATGTGATTTCTTTCATCCANAAAATGGATCACATTTCATTCTCTGAAGCTGTGGAGAAGCTGGCCGGGCGCATTGGCTATGAATTGCGTTACGAAGACGGCGGGACAGGCCCACGCCGCGAAGACGTGGGCAAGCGGCAACGCTTGTTGGATGCACACAAAATCGCCGGAGAGTTNTTTCGTGAGCAACTGCTGACTCCGGCGGCCGGCACAGGACGTCAGTTCTTGAGTGAACGCGGCTTTGATCGTGAGGCAGCCGAGCGGTTTGGTGTGGGTTTTGCCCCGCAAGGTTGGGATGGCCTGTTTAAGCACCTCACAGGTAAGGGCTTCACTCAGGATGAGCTGAAGCTAACGGGCATGTTCTCCGAAGGGAACCGGGGAATCTATGACCGTTTCCGNGGCAGGCTCATGTGGCCGATCCGGGACATAGCTGGTGACACCGTTGGTTTTGGTGCCAGGAAACTCTTTGAGGATGATCAGGGACCGAAGTACCTCAATACNCCCGAAACCGCGCTTTATAANAAGTCCCAAGTGCTCTATGGCATTGACTTGGCCAAGCGCAGCATTGCCGCCAAGCGCCAGCTTGTGGTGGTGGAGGGCTATACCGACGTCATGGCATGCCACCTTGCTGGAGTCGACACAGCCGTTGCCACCTGTGGAACGGCATTTGGTGCCGAGCACATCAAGGTTGCCCGGCGTCTTCTCTCCGATGATGGCACAGGCGGGGAAGTAGTCTTTACCTCTGACGGCGACGCTGCTGGCCAGAAGGCTGCGTTGAAGGCCTTTGATGAGGACCAGAGGTTTATTGCACAAACATTCGTGGCTGTTGAACCATCAGGTGCGGACCCTTGCGAATTGCGTCAACGCAAGGGAGATGAGGCGGTTCACGCCCTAATCCGGTCCCGTCGGCCGTTGTTTGAATTCGCTATTCGCACCACGCTCGCCAAATTTGATTTAAGCACAGTTGAAGGCCGGGTAAGTGGTTTGCGGGCTTCAGCNCCTGTGGTTGCTGAGATTAGAGATGCCTCCACCCGGATGGGATACAGCCAGGAACTAGCTGGATGGCTGGGATTGGCCGATCCTAACGAGGTGCTGCGGGCCGTCAAGGGCGCCGAACGCCGGGCCCAGAGCCAGCCACAGTCCAAGGAGGCGGCACACCCTCCGGTGAATGCCGTCGTCGGACATCATCAGGGGACAGGGCAGCAAAGGCCACCATCGCAGCAGGGGACAGGGCAGCAAAGCGGCGTATATACAGGTGGGTCTGGAGCGGACTTGGCGTCAGGACAGGGAGAGCCCATGCAGCCTGAGCAGGAGCGGCCGGCTGTTGTGCGCCCAGATCCGCGCGATCCACAGGGGCGTGTAGAGCGGGAGGCGCTGGAAGTTGTTTTGCAACATCCGGGGCTCCTGACAACGGGCAATTGGCAGCATTTCGCCGCAACGGAGTTCGTGGTTCCGGCGTACAAGGCTGTGCAGCGCGGCATAGAGTTGGCAGGGGAGTCCCTCGAGGCGTCCTCGCAGTGGCTGGAGGCCATCCGGGCTAATGTTCCGCCCGAGCTGGCCTCGCTGGTGGCCGAGCTGGCGCTCAGNCCCCTGCCAGCGACCCGTGAGGACACCTTGACACGGTACTGCAAGGACATCCTGCGCAGGCTCTTTGAACTGCAGATCACCCGGCTCAAGGAAGAGCGGCTGGGAGCTTTGCAGCGCATGGATCCGTCAGTGGATCCTGAGAGCTACCAGCTNTTGCAGCGGGAATTGATGGAGCTGGAAACGGCGCGACGGCAGTTACGCGGCGACGGGTAG
- a CDS encoding DUF998 domain-containing protein, protein MTLLTPNKARRRLATAAMAGVGGYVLVDVALQFLPPHYSVISDAESNLAVGPFGWIMNVNFLGRTVTTCCAVAAINRVGWPSRLRRTGTVLMSIGXLSSAVLAFSXTDVGPGPATAVGTVHLFVAGSGFLAALAGILVLTRWVRRSTELAKAYPAALTLAVIASFGLASLGLTTVLKPELLGLAERVCLAGVLGWAMAVCTAIRGLDRRR, encoded by the coding sequence ATGACGCTGCTGACACCTAACAAAGCCCGACGGCGGCTGGCCACCGCAGCCATGGCTGGCGTCGGCGGTTATGTCCTCGTGGACGTGGCGCTCCAGTTCCTCCCGCCGCACTACAGCGTCATCAGCGATGCAGAAAGCAACCTCGCCGTTGGCCCGTTCGGGTGGATCATGAACGTGAATTTTCTTGGCCGGACCGTCACTACCTGCTGCGCTGTCGCCGCCATCAATCGGGTCGGTTGGCCCTCCCGCTTGCGGCGAACCGGAACGGTTCTGATGTCAATAGGGNGACTTAGCTCGGCCGTCCTGGCCTTTTCCANNACTGACGTTGGTCCGGGACCGGCGACGGCGGTTGGCACCGTCCATCTCTTCGTGGCGGGTTCGGGATTCCTCGCTGCGCTGGCCGGCATTCTTGTGCTGACCCGGTGGGTACGCCGCAGTACGGAACTGGCGAAGGCCTACCCAGCGGCACTCACCCTCGCTGTGATTGCGTCCTTCGGGCTCGCATCCCTGGGGTTGACCACCGTTCTGAAGCCGGAACTGTTGGGTCTGGCCGAGCGGGTTTGCCTCGCCGGCGTTCTTGGCTGGGCGATGGCGGTGTGCACTGCCATCAGGGGACTGGACCGGCGGCGGTAA
- a CDS encoding TetR/AcrR family transcriptional regulator has product MAAALELGALHGISGTTMDEVAERAGVAKGSVYYNFSSKDKLFEELLTAGVSSLALTLRSARESATGFGAIEAMVTDMLTLIAENRPLAKLMAAEIFRTDRVWQNTVSTLRREAVSEIGAALLPLVPADTSEGSRLLMAGGIFGATLMGGLEWLLFSPNTPADDVSAAILFTFSGKLVSGT; this is encoded by the coding sequence TTGGCTGCTGCACTGGAGCTAGGTGCGTTGCACGGGATTTCCGGGACCACCATGGACGAGGTGGCGGAGCGTGCTGGGGTGGCCAAAGGCAGCGTGTACTACAACTTTTCCTCAAAGGACAAGCTGTTTGAGGAGTTGTTGACAGCAGGTGTCAGTTCGCTGGCCCTGACCCTTCGCAGCGCACGGGAGTCGGCCACAGGGTTTGGCGCCATCGAGGCCATGGTGACGGACATGCTGACGCTGATTGCCGAAAACCGGCCGCTGGCTAAGCTGATGGCAGCAGAGATCTTCCGCACTGACAGGGTCTGGCAAAATACGGTATCAACCCTGCGCCGCGAGGCCGTGAGCGAGATTGGCGCAGCCCTGCTTCCACTTGTCCCGGCGGACACCTCCGAGGGTAGCCGGCTACTGATGGCCGGCGGTATTTTCGGTGCCACCCTCATGGGCGGGCTCGAATGGCTACTCTTTAGCCCCAACACACCTGCCGACGACGTCTCGGCAGCGATCTTGTTCACGTTCTCCGGAAAGCTCGTCTCCGGGACCTGA
- a CDS encoding multidrug effflux MFS transporter, with product MTTTAHPGXSLSRRQXLIYILVLGLLTALGPFTIDLYLPAFPIIGKELGVSATAVQLTLTATTIGFAAGQLIVGPFSDKFGRRMPLILATALHVLASIGAAMSTDITMLGMFRVLQGIGAAGGAVVAMAMIRDLFGGYQLVKMLSRMALVNGMAPILAPVIGSQLLGIMHWPGIFWFLASYGALVVVATFVFIVETLPAEKRQSDGVRAADRYKAVFSDRIFVGTILVGGLNFAALFTYLSASTFLFQNTFGFTPQQYGYLFAVNSLGVVTGVQVASRIMRRTGPQWVIAWATVAQVSAAIAIVVFDHLGFGLWGVIVPLWFFICATGFMFPSVQVQALTRHGKQAGTAASLMGATNFGFAGLITPVVGLVGVATAAPMALIMGTCSLLAMAVLWVVVRPKTVPSL from the coding sequence TTGACCACCACCGCTCACCCAGGGNATTCCCTGTCCCGCCGGCAANAACTGATTTACATTTTGGTGTTAGGGCTTTTGACTGCATTGGGCCCCTTCACTATCGACTTGTATCTGCCTGCCTTCCCCATCATCGGCAAGGAACTCGGCGTCAGTGCCACAGCCGTCCAGCTGACATTGACGGCGACGACGATTGGTTTCGCCGCCGGTCAGCTGATTGTGGGTCCGTTTAGCGATAAATTTGGCCGCCGCATGCCGCTGATCCTCGCAACGGCCCTGCACGTGCTTGCCTCTATTGGGGCTGCCATGTCCACGGACATCACCATGCTGGGCATGTTCCGCGTGCTGCAAGGCATCGGCGCCGCCGGTGGAGCCGTAGTGGCCATGGCCATGATTCGGGACCTCTTTGGCGGCTATCAGTTGGTGAAGATGCTCTCACGCATGGCCTTGGTCAATGGCATGGCACCGATTCTTGCCCCAGTCATTGGTTCACAGTTGTTGGGTATCATGCATTGGCCCGGGATCTTCTGGTTCCTGGCCAGCTACGGCGCACTGGTAGTGGTGGCAACGTTCGTGTTCATCGTTGAGACCTTGCCTGCTGAGAAAAGGCAATCCGACGGCGTTCGCGCTGCTGACAGGTACAAGGCAGTGTTCAGCGACAGGATCTTCGTGGGCACTATCTTGGTGGGCGGGCTGAACTTTGCTGCGTTGTTCACCTATCTCTCCGCGTCCACGTTTTTGTTCCAAAACACGTTTGGCTTCACGCCCCAGCAGTACGGCTATTTGTTCGCCGTGAATTCCCTGGGAGTGGTCACGGGTGTCCAAGTGGCCTCACGCATCATGCGCCGCACAGGACCCCAATGGGTCATCGCATGGGCCACTGTGGCACAAGTGAGTGCAGCCATAGCCATAGTGGTCTTTGATCATCTGGGCTTTGGCCTATGGGGAGTCATTGTCCCGTTGTGGTTCTTCATTTGCGCCACGGGCTTCATGTTCCCGTCGGTACAGGTCCAGGCCTTGACCCGCCATGGGAAGCAAGCGGGCACCGCGGCCTCCCTCATGGGTGCCACCAACTTTGGTTTTGCCGGCTTGATTACCCCGGTGGTGGGCCTTGTAGGAGTAGCCACGGCAGCACCCATGGCCTTGATCATGGGTACCTGTAGCCTGCTGGCCATGGCTGTGTTGTGGGTTGTTGTCCGGCCCAAAACAGTGCCCAGCCTATAG
- the mgtE gene encoding magnesium transporter translates to MIKYPVQTFADSTELLARALATQNLVAVSQALAPLNISEILEQLERLNTIDRAVAYRTPPKDRAIEVFERLDAALQADLVAGLQEADVGEVFAELSPDDRVALLDELPASVANRLILGLNEKERALTSTVLGYMQGAVGRYMSPEFVTTHPHLTVAQTFARVRTHLDDAESVYTIPVTDAGRHLVGVISLRDVLRADDSALIAEVMKKPLSFPATQNAEEAARYCADAKVLVLPIVDAEDRLVGILTVDDALQILEDAETEDAARSGGTEPLRSPYLATPVRAIVRARVVWLLVLAVGATLTVQVIGAFEATLEQQVVLSLFIPLLIGTGGNTGNQAATTITRALALGDVRPRDFLKVFAREVRVGAFLXLLLGTLGFTIAAIAFTVPIGWVIGLTLLGVCTMAASIGGLMPLLGKAVKADPAVFSNPFISTFVDATGLIIYFMIATTILGL, encoded by the coding sequence ATGATCAAATACCCCGTCCAGACATTTGCGGACAGCACCGAACTGTTGGCCCGCGCACTGGCAACCCAGAACCTGGTAGCTGTTTCCCAAGCACTGGCGCCGCTGAATATTTCTGAAATTTTGGAACAACTTGAACGGTTGAACACCATAGACCGGGCCGTGGCCTACCGTACCCCGCCCAAAGACCGGGCCATTGAGGTNTTTGAGCGCCTAGACGCGGCGCTGCAAGCGGATCTGGTAGCAGGGCTACAAGAGGCCGACGTTGGCGAGGTCTTTGCCGAACTCAGCCCGGATGACCGTGTAGCCCTGCTGGATGAACTTCCAGCATCTGTTGCCAACCGACTGATTTTAGGGCTCAACGAGAAGGAACGAGCACTTACCAGCACTGTGCTGGGGTACATGCAAGGCGCCGTGGGCCGTTACATGAGTCCTGAGTTTGTCACCACGCATCCGCACCTCACCGTAGCGCAGACGTTTGCCCGGGTGCGCACCCACCTAGACGATGCCGAAAGCGTCTACACCATTCCCGTCACAGACGCCGGACGCCACTTGGTGGGTGTCATCTCGTTACGCGATGTGCTGCGTGCGGATGACTCGGCCCTGATTGCCGAGGTCATGAAGAAGCCGCTGAGTTTTCCAGCGACCCAAAACGCCGAAGAAGCTGCCCGCTACTGTGCCGACGCTAAGGTTTTGGTGCTGCCCATTGTCGACGCCGAAGATCGGTTGGTGGGAATCCTGACGGTGGATGATGCCCTGCAGATTCTAGAAGATGCAGAAACTGAGGATGCTGCCCGCTCAGGCGGTACCGAGCCTTTGCGCAGCCCATACCTTGCAACACCTGTGCGCGCCATTGTGCGCGCCAGGGTTGTGTGGCTCTTGGTGCTTGCCGTNGGGGCAACACTGACAGTGCAAGTCATTGGCGCCTTTGAAGCGACGCTTGAACAACAAGTGGTGCTCTCGCTGTTCATTCCGCTGCTCATTGGCACCGGAGGAAACACCGGCAACCAGGCCGCCACCACCATTACCCGGGCACTGGCCCTNGGGGATGTGCGACCGCGCGATTTCCTGAAGGTCTTTGCCCGTGAGGTACGTGTNGGGGCATTCCTTGANCTGTTGTTGGGAACCTTGGGATTCACGATTGCCGCAATTGCCTTCACCGTGCCCATTGGCTGGGTCATCGGCCTGACTTTGCTNGGGGTGTGCACCATGGCTGCCAGCATTGGTGGGCTCATGCCGTTACTGGGCAAAGCAGTCAAAGCAGATCCTGCAGTGTTCTCCAACCCGTTCATTTCAACGTTTGTGGACGCTACTGGATTGATCATTTACTTTATGATCGCCACCACTATCTTGGGGCTCTAG
- the dusB gene encoding tRNA dihydrouridine synthase DusB, producing MTVTDIPTSSTKLDLPPLKLGNITVETPVVLAPMAGITNTAFRRLCREHGGGVFVSEMVTSRALVERTPESMRLISHDEDEKIRSVQLYGVDPETVGKAVRMLVEEDHADHIDLNFGCPVAKVTRRGGGAALPWKLDLFTAIVQTAVREASKGGLPLTIKMRKGIDEDHLTYLEAGRIARDAGVAAVALHGRTASQFYSGQADWDAIARLREALPDVPVLGNGDIWSAEDAIAMVRQTGVDGVVIGRGCQGRPWLFGDLMAAFEGSDARHKPGMAEVSAAVYRHAELLVDTFDDENKALRDIRKHMAWYFKGYVVGGDLRAKLSTVPTXEALAELLEQLDMDEGYPGVDAEGPRGRAGTPKRTALPAGWLDERTLSGSQKVELVGAELDVSGG from the coding sequence GTGACCGTTACAGATATCCCCACCAGCAGCACCAAATTGGACCTCCCGCCNCTGAAACTGGGCAATATCACGGTGGAAACNCCCGTGGTGCTTGCNCCCATGGCGGGGATCACCAACACCGCGTTCCGGCGGCTCTGCCGTGAGCATGGCGGCGGTGTNTTTGTGTCCGAGATGGTGACCTCCCGCGCCTTGGTGGAGCGCACNCCGGAATCGATGCGCCTGATTAGCCACGACGAAGACGAGAAGATTCGCTCCGTCCAGCTGTACGGCGTCGACCCTGAAACTGTGGGCAAAGCCGTGCGCATGCTGGTTGAAGAGGACCACGCCGATCACATCGATTTGAACTTTGGCTGCCCCGTGGCCAAAGTGACTCGCCGCGGTGGCGGTGCTGCGCTGCCGTGGAAGCTGGATTTGTTTACCGCGATTGTGCAAACAGCTGTCCGTGAAGCGTCCAAGGGCGGATTACCGCTGACGATTAAGATGCGCAAGGGCATTGACGAGGACCACCTCACTTACCTAGAAGCTGGCCGCATTGCGCGCGACGCCGGAGTGGCTGCCGTAGCCCTACATGGGCGCACAGCGAGTCAGTTTTACTCAGGTCAAGCCGACTGGGACGCCATCGCACGTCTGCGCGAGGCACTCCCGGATGTGCCTGTACTTGGAAACGGTGATATTTGGAGCGCCGAAGACGCCATTGCCATGGTGCGCCAGACCGGCGTCGACGGNGTAGTGATTGGCCGTGGCTGCCAGGGCCGCCCGTGGCTCTTTGGTGATTTGATGGCTGCCTTTGAGGGCAGCGACGCCCGCCATAAGCCCGGCATGGCGGAGGTTTCAGCCGCCGTGTACCGGCACGCAGAACTACTCGTTGACACGTTTGATGACGAGAACAAGGCCCTGCGTGATATCCGCAAGCACATGGCCTGGTACTTCAAGGGCTATGTTGTGGGCGGAGACCTCCGCGCCAAGCTTTCCACAGTTCCCACTNNCGAAGCCTTGGCCGAACTGCTGGAGCAGCTGGACATGGACGAGGGTTACCCCGGCGTTGACGCCGAAGGTCCCCGTGGCCGGGCAGGTACGCCCAAACGCACAGCACTTCCGGCTGGTTGGTTGGATGAACGCACGCTCAGCGGGTCACAAAAGGTTGAACTAGTCGGTGCTGAACTGGACGTTTCTGGCGGTTAG
- a CDS encoding PDR/VanB family oxidoreductase yields the protein MTTTIDTGLVPEPQESLAIGTDGFFEVEIAEIHPESDCVVSLHLCHPAAKSLPAWTPGSHIDVLLPNGLLRQYSLCSEVGAPRWRXGVLREPAGRGGSAYVHDDLRPGAKIKVREPRNNFALKRAPSTLFIAGGIGITPILPMLAQAEESGVPWKLVYLGRSLDSMAFTAELARYGDKVHLHADDTAGLYPLKDLLGACDARLHTYVCGPGPLLDFITSLTTGWQDSTRFHFERFVADPAATAPADGDHEFTVETTGGVEVQVPVGTSXLDALAEAGVPVLNSCREGICGTCETEVVSGRSDHRDSLLSEDEREAGETMMICVSRCKGLRMILDI from the coding sequence GTGACTACTACAATCGACACCGGGCTGGTTCCGGAACCACAGGAAAGCCTGGCCATCGGCACGGACGGCTTCTTCGAGGTGGAGATCGCCGAAATCCACCCCGAATCTGATTGCGTGGTGTCCTTGCACCTGTGCCATCCCGCGGCGAAGTCGCTTCCGGCCTGGACACCAGGCTCACACATCGACGTCCTACTGCCCAACGGGCTGCTTCGCCAGTATTCGCTGTGCTCCGAGGTTGGTGCACCGCGCTGGCGGTTNGGGGTGCTGCGCGAACCGGCCGGCCGCGGCGGATCTGCGTACGTGCATGACGACCTGCGCCCGGGGGCAAAGATCAAGGTCCGCGAACCCCGGAACAACTTCGCGCTCAAGCGGGCCCCGAGTACNCTGTTCATCGCCGGNGGCATTGGGATCACACCGATCCTGCCAATGCTCGCCCAGGCCGAGGAATCAGGTGTCCCGTGGAAGCTGGTCTACCTGGGTCGGAGCCTGGACTCGATGGCGTTCACCGCAGAGCTGGCCCGCTACGGAGACAAGGTGCACCTGCATGCCGATGACACCGCTGGCTTGTATCCACTCAAGGACCTGTTAGGGGCCTGCGATGCNCGCCTTCACACCTACGTTTGCGGACCCGGCCCGTTGCTGGACTTCATCACGTCCTTGACCACAGGCTGGCAGGACAGCACCAGGTTTCACTTCGAACGGTTCGTCGCCGACCCGGCAGCTACCGCACCGGCGGACGGAGACCACGAGTTCACGGTGGAAACCACCGGCGGCGTCGAGGTCCAGGTGCCGGTGGGAACCAGCATNCTTGATGCGTTGGCGGAGGCCGGTGTGCCGGTCTTGAACTCCTGCCGGGAAGGGATTTGCGGAACTTGCGAGACCGAGGTGGTTTCGGGGAGATCNGACCACCGCGATTCACTGCTCTCGGAGGATGAACGCGAGGCNGGGGAAACGATGATGATCTGCGTGTCCCGGTGCAAGGGATTGCGCATGATCCTGGACATTTAG